Genomic DNA from Pelosinus sp. UFO1:
TTCGCCAGCTGCATAGATATCAGTAAGTACTAGTATATCACTAGAGCTAAAGGCACTACCAAACTCATTTCGTAAGAAAGCAGTACGTGAATAACGGTGAGGCTGAAATACGCAAATCAACCTCTTCGGCTCAGTCTGACGCGCTGCCAACAAAGTAGTGGTTATTTCTGTAGGATGATGTGCATAATCATCTATAATCCAAACTCCATTAATTCTTGCCTTCGTTTGAAAACGACGCTTAGCTCCTTGAAAATAGGACAATCCTTCAACAATTTGTTCAAAGGTTAGGCCAACACGTAAACCAACAACAATTGCAGCTAAAGAATTAGATACGTTATGCTTACCGGGAACATTAATTTTTATATTACCGAGTAACTTATCTTCATGATAGACGTCGTATGTTGTCACTGCTCCCTGGGTCCTAAGGTTACGTGCCATATATTGGGCTTCATGATCAATCGCATAAGAGATATAAGGCCGATCTACATCATTGACTAATCCACGGATATGTGCGTTATCAAAGCACAAAATACCAAGTCCTGTATCAGATGGTAAATTACGCAAGAACTTCTTAAACGTATGTAAAACATTATCCATCGTTTTGTAATAATCCATATGATCATTTTCAATATTTGTAACTACAGCAATATGAGGTGAAAACTTTAAGAAAGAGCCATCACTCTCGTCAGCTTCGGCTACTAAATATTCTCCCAGCCCTAACTTTGCGTTGCCATTTAAGTAATCTACTTCACCACCAATAATCACTGTAGGATCCACCCCAGCATGCTCAAGCATAACAGCAATCATAGACGTAGTCGTTGTTTTACCATGGGCACCAGCAACAGCAATCCCCTTGTATTGTAGCATTAAATAGGCAACGATATCTGCCCGATGAAAAATAGGAATCTTTTTTTCTCGTGCCAACTTAACTTCAGGGTTGGTCTCTGGAATAGCTGTTGAAACTACGATAGCTTGGGTATCACAGAGATTTTCACCACTATGCCCTAAAAATACACGAGCCCCCATGCTTTCTAATTTATTTGTTGTTTCCGTTTTAGTAAGATCAGATCCGGAAACACTATACCCCATTTCTAACAAAACTTTGGCAATTGCGCTCATACCAGCGCCACCAATACCAACAAAATGAATTTTTTTTATGTCCTTTAGCAAAAAACTTTCTCCCCTTTCTTGGGCACCCTATCTACCTACCAGCTCTTATGCGTGTTTTATTGTATGCAGATACTAACGAGGGTGTTACAGCTTACTATTTAATGTCGTTTAATAAGACTAAGAGCCATATTAGCAATACTTTCGGCAGCCTCTGGACGGCCTATCTTTTTGCTGGCAATCGCCATAGTCTCTAACCTTTCTGGACTGTTTACTACATCATTAATACTTTTAATTAACAAGTCACCATTTAATTCTGTATCACGAATAAGAATAGCAGCCCCCTGCTGCTCCATAACCCTAGCATTAAATTCTTGATGATTTTCAGCAGCATATGGATAAGGAATTAATATAGATGGGATCCCTCTAGACGTTAATTCTGCTAACCCAATGGCACCTGCTCGAAAAATTGCAAGATCCGCTGCTGCTAATGCTTGCGGCATATTGTATAAATATGGTTTGATGATACTATTTCCAGCTGTTGTTGTATCTATACCACATTGGCTAAGATTTCTAACTATGCCATTATACTCGCTTTGCCCGGTAACATGCAAGAGTTGTATCTCTTTGCTGTCGGCAAAATATTGATGTACTTGCAGCATAGCTTGGTTTATGCTGCGGGCCCCTCTACTACCGCCAGATATTAAAATAGTCCGCTTAGTTTTATCAAGACCAAGAGCAACTATACTTTCCTCACGTTTAAACCGCATCACTTCATCACGTATAGGATTACCGCTAAAAAATGTCTTATTAGGATTAGGAAAATAATTTTTCGCCTCTGCGTACCCTAAAGCAATCTTATCTACAAAGCGAGATAAAATTTTATTGGTGATTCCTGGAATTACATTTTGTTCTTGAATCATTGTAGGAATTCCCATTAGGCTTGCTGCCAACAAAACAGGTCCACAAACATAACCTCCAGTTCCAATAACCAGATCAGGCTTAAAATTCTGAATGATTTTTCGCGACTGCCAGACACTCCCTATCGTTTTCATGATTGTCTGTATATTTTTTACCGACAGGCGCCGTTCAAACCCCGCTACATTAATAAACTGAATCTCCAATCCCTCTTTTGGTATAATGTCAGCTTCCAGCCCATGCTCTGTACCAATAAATAGTACCTCAGAAAAATTCACCTTCTCTTTAATCGCTTTTATTATAGTAATAGCGGGGTAGATGTGACCACCTGTTCCCCCGCCAGACACAATAATTCGCATACTTTACTTGCCCCCTTAAGTCAGAAGAATTTAATTTGGGATTGGCTCTAGAGTAATTCGGCGGGCTGCCTTACATTACCCTCCACTATTTTACTTGTTCTGTACGTATCTTGATATATTAAGCAATATCCCTACCCCAATAAGTGTAAAAATTAATGCTGAACCGCCAAAACTAATAAATGGCAATGGAATGCCTGTAACTGGCATCGAAGCAGTAACTACTGAGATATTCATAAGCGCTTGCATAACAATCATAGTTGTTAAGCCTGTTGCTAGCATGCTACCATAAATATCAGGTGCAGAAATGGCT
This window encodes:
- the murC gene encoding UDP-N-acetylmuramate--L-alanine ligase codes for the protein MLKDIKKIHFVGIGGAGMSAIAKVLLEMGYSVSGSDLTKTETTNKLESMGARVFLGHSGENLCDTQAIVVSTAIPETNPEVKLAREKKIPIFHRADIVAYLMLQYKGIAVAGAHGKTTTTSMIAVMLEHAGVDPTVIIGGEVDYLNGNAKLGLGEYLVAEADESDGSFLKFSPHIAVVTNIENDHMDYYKTMDNVLHTFKKFLRNLPSDTGLGILCFDNAHIRGLVNDVDRPYISYAIDHEAQYMARNLRTQGAVTTYDVYHEDKLLGNIKINVPGKHNVSNSLAAIVVGLRVGLTFEQIVEGLSYFQGAKRRFQTKARINGVWIIDDYAHHPTEITTTLLAARQTEPKRLICVFQPHRYSRTAFLRNEFGSAFSSSDILVLTDIYAAGETPIPGITGEVLKEEVENQTGKKVIYIADKDKIARYLKEIVEPGDLVITMGAGNVYRVGEELIENLVQEQ
- the murG gene encoding undecaprenyldiphospho-muramoylpentapeptide beta-N-acetylglucosaminyltransferase translates to MRIIVSGGGTGGHIYPAITIIKAIKEKVNFSEVLFIGTEHGLEADIIPKEGLEIQFINVAGFERRLSVKNIQTIMKTIGSVWQSRKIIQNFKPDLVIGTGGYVCGPVLLAASLMGIPTMIQEQNVIPGITNKILSRFVDKIALGYAEAKNYFPNPNKTFFSGNPIRDEVMRFKREESIVALGLDKTKRTILISGGSRGARSINQAMLQVHQYFADSKEIQLLHVTGQSEYNGIVRNLSQCGIDTTTAGNSIIKPYLYNMPQALAAADLAIFRAGAIGLAELTSRGIPSILIPYPYAAENHQEFNARVMEQQGAAILIRDTELNGDLLIKSINDVVNSPERLETMAIASKKIGRPEAAESIANMALSLIKRH